The Cyclobacteriaceae bacterium genome includes a region encoding these proteins:
- a CDS encoding efflux RND transporter permease subunit, whose amino-acid sequence MNRFIRSIISFSLKNRIFTFFWVGLLTMAGTISYINIPIEAFPDVTNTQIIIVTEWNGRSAEEVERFVTTPIEIAMNSVQRKTNVRSITMFGLSVIKIIFEDNIEDFFARQQVNNQLRNVKLPDEVEPDVQPPYGPTGEIYRYVLKSDTRDTRELLTIQNWVIDRQLRAVPGIADVVAFGGQEKIYEISVDPVKLQKYDLTPLLVFEAVTKANLNVGGDVIEKNGQAYVVRGLGLLTSVKDIENTIVADYNDNPVLVKNIASVLELSAPRVGQVGLGTNDDVVEGIVVMRKGENPSEVLERLKSKIDELNTVVLPQDVKMEVFYDRDNLMRYCTRTVLNNLAEGILFVTAIVFLFMADWRTTLIVSIVIPLSLLFAFFCLSLKGMSANLLSLGAVDFGIIIDGAVVMVEGLFVTLDHLAHRVGPERFNKLSKLGLIRKTGVGLGKAIFFSKLIIISALLPIFAFQKVEGKMFSPLAYTLGFALIGALIFTLTLVPVLSSLLLNKNVREKNNPFVNFFNRIVEKGFAITFRHRMISFIASLAILGVSLFSAQWLGTEFLPQLNEGALWVEAKLPMSSSLKETVKMVATLRKELAEFPEVNGVLSQTGRSNDGTDPSGFYYVQMQVNLKPREEWKSKLTTDQLVEQMDRKLKKYQGIVYNYSQPIIDNVAESVAGINASNAVKIYGNDLTVLNDLAEQVVTKIKDVPGIKDVGVLRNIGQPEISVLLDEEKMAIYGVLKSDAQSIIEMAIGGKTATIKYEEDRKFDIRIRYLYEYRKDESEIMLLMVPTLRGEKIPLKEIATVNIVTGPAFIYRDNTKRFIGVKFSVRERDLGSTIREAQQSVMKHIELPKGYSIGWTGEFENQVRATKRLGQVVPISLILIFVLLLIMFGNVKEASLVLANVPFALIGGIFALHLTGINFGISAGVGFIALFGICIQNGVILISEFQSNLKQKFELTRAITEAVKVRTRPVVMTALMAAIGLMPAAMSTGIGSESQKPLAIVIIGGLVSATIFTLLIFPIFYFWSVRKSLQ is encoded by the coding sequence ATGAACAGATTCATCAGAAGCATTATTTCATTTTCATTAAAGAACAGGATCTTTACTTTTTTCTGGGTTGGCTTGTTAACGATGGCTGGAACGATCAGCTATATCAATATTCCCATCGAAGCTTTTCCGGATGTAACGAACACACAGATCATCATCGTTACTGAATGGAATGGACGAAGTGCTGAAGAGGTAGAACGCTTTGTCACCACTCCCATTGAAATTGCAATGAACTCTGTTCAGCGCAAAACCAATGTCAGAAGCATTACAATGTTCGGTCTTTCAGTGATCAAAATCATCTTTGAAGATAATATTGAAGATTTCTTTGCGCGACAGCAGGTGAACAACCAACTCCGGAATGTAAAACTTCCGGATGAAGTGGAGCCCGATGTTCAGCCTCCATATGGTCCTACTGGTGAGATCTATCGCTATGTTTTAAAGAGCGACACCCGAGACACCCGGGAATTACTGACCATTCAAAACTGGGTCATCGACCGGCAACTACGGGCAGTGCCTGGTATCGCAGATGTTGTTGCGTTCGGCGGACAAGAGAAGATCTATGAAATATCCGTTGATCCTGTCAAGCTGCAGAAATATGACCTGACACCACTGCTGGTGTTTGAAGCTGTCACAAAAGCCAATCTGAATGTCGGTGGAGATGTTATTGAAAAGAATGGACAGGCGTATGTCGTAAGAGGCCTGGGACTTTTGACTTCCGTAAAAGATATTGAAAATACTATTGTCGCTGATTACAATGACAACCCTGTACTGGTAAAGAACATTGCTTCGGTACTGGAATTAAGTGCGCCGCGTGTAGGCCAGGTGGGATTAGGAACCAACGATGATGTGGTGGAAGGAATCGTTGTGATGCGCAAAGGAGAAAATCCAAGTGAAGTACTGGAGAGATTAAAATCAAAAATCGACGAACTGAATACCGTCGTCCTTCCTCAGGACGTGAAGATGGAAGTATTCTACGACCGCGATAATCTGATGAGGTATTGCACACGGACCGTTTTAAACAATCTGGCAGAAGGAATATTGTTCGTTACCGCCATTGTCTTCCTGTTTATGGCCGACTGGCGCACAACGTTGATTGTCTCTATTGTTATTCCACTGTCACTGCTCTTTGCTTTTTTCTGTTTGTCACTAAAGGGAATGAGCGCCAACTTACTCTCATTGGGGGCCGTGGATTTTGGAATCATCATCGACGGTGCGGTAGTCATGGTAGAGGGACTATTTGTTACACTGGATCACCTTGCCCATCGTGTTGGCCCTGAACGATTCAATAAACTCTCCAAGCTTGGTCTGATCAGGAAAACAGGTGTCGGATTGGGAAAAGCAATCTTCTTCTCTAAACTTATTATCATTTCTGCCCTGCTTCCCATTTTTGCTTTTCAAAAGGTGGAAGGCAAGATGTTCTCACCGTTGGCGTACACCCTTGGATTTGCACTCATCGGAGCTTTGATTTTCACGCTGACCCTGGTACCTGTACTATCCTCTCTCCTGTTGAATAAGAATGTGCGGGAGAAAAATAATCCGTTTGTTAATTTCTTTAACCGGATAGTGGAAAAAGGATTTGCGATCACATTCAGACATCGCATGATTAGTTTTATTGCATCCCTTGCGATCCTTGGGGTTTCACTTTTTTCTGCTCAATGGCTGGGGACTGAATTCTTACCGCAGCTCAATGAAGGAGCATTGTGGGTCGAAGCAAAATTACCCATGAGTTCATCACTGAAAGAGACTGTCAAGATGGTTGCAACCCTTAGAAAGGAACTTGCAGAATTCCCGGAAGTAAATGGTGTTCTTTCACAAACCGGGCGTAGCAACGATGGCACAGACCCCAGTGGATTCTACTATGTTCAGATGCAGGTAAATCTTAAACCCCGGGAAGAGTGGAAAAGCAAGCTCACAACTGATCAGCTTGTAGAGCAGATGGATCGCAAGCTGAAAAAGTATCAGGGTATTGTATATAATTATTCACAGCCTATCATTGACAATGTTGCAGAATCCGTTGCCGGGATCAACGCATCCAATGCTGTAAAGATCTATGGCAATGATCTGACTGTACTCAATGATCTGGCGGAGCAGGTTGTCACCAAGATCAAAGACGTTCCAGGAATAAAAGATGTCGGTGTTCTCCGGAATATTGGTCAACCGGAAATAAGCGTCTTGCTTGATGAAGAGAAGATGGCGATCTACGGTGTACTCAAATCGGATGCACAAAGCATTATTGAAATGGCCATCGGTGGAAAAACTGCTACCATTAAATATGAAGAGGACCGCAAGTTCGATATCCGCATCCGTTACCTGTATGAGTACAGAAAGGATGAAAGTGAGATCATGCTTTTAATGGTTCCAACACTCCGTGGAGAAAAAATACCATTAAAGGAAATTGCAACTGTAAATATTGTCACTGGCCCGGCTTTCATTTATCGTGATAATACCAAACGATTCATCGGCGTAAAGTTTTCTGTAAGGGAAAGAGATCTTGGAAGCACGATCCGGGAAGCCCAGCAAAGTGTTATGAAACACATTGAACTCCCAAAAGGTTATTCCATTGGTTGGACCGGAGAATTCGAAAACCAGGTACGGGCAACCAAGCGGTTGGGACAGGTTGTTCCAATCAGCCTTATCCTGATTTTTGTACTGCTGCTGATCATGTTTGGCAATGTTAAGGAAGCATCACTTGTGTTAGCGAATGTTCCCTTTGCATTGATTGGAGGAATCTTCGCCTTGCACCTGACGGGTATTAACTTCGGCATTTCCGCCGGCGTCGGATTTATTGCTTTGTTTGGAATCTGTATTCAGAATGGAGTTATCTTAATTTCCGAATTTCAAAGCAACCTGAAACAGAAGTTCGAATTAACGAGAGCGATCACGGAGGCAGTAAAAGTCAGGACCCGTCCCGTGGTGATGACTGCATTAATGGCTGCCATTGGTCTTATGCCTGCGGCGATGTCTACCGGAATCGGATCTGAATCCCAGAAGCCATTAGCTATTGTTATTATCGGGGGACTTGTTTCAGCGACGATCTTTACGCTGCTGATTTTCCCAATCTTTTACTTCTGGTCAGTGCGCAAAAGCCTGCAATAA
- a CDS encoding PorT family protein, which yields MKRNLLVLILISLCIPALAQFSAGIKAGVNVSNFANSNNQSLISDVYKNTTGFHVGVFGELPLAKKFSLLSELLYTQRGTNVGNDITFGYLEIPVLASYKVAKIISIDIGPSASYQIASNVSSIYDAKFDLGINGGVHVTIADKFLIIARYYRGFTAVDRISYNSGPNPGSAETMSFYNQNFQIGFGYKIIR from the coding sequence ATGAAAAGGAATCTACTTGTCTTGATTTTAATTAGCCTTTGTATTCCGGCACTTGCCCAATTCAGCGCGGGAATAAAGGCAGGCGTGAACGTCAGTAACTTTGCCAATTCAAACAATCAGTCATTGATTTCAGATGTCTATAAAAACACCACTGGTTTTCATGTGGGTGTTTTCGGAGAGCTTCCTCTGGCCAAGAAATTTTCATTGCTATCAGAACTACTGTACACACAGAGAGGAACCAACGTAGGGAACGATATAACATTTGGTTACCTGGAGATTCCGGTGCTGGCTTCCTATAAGGTGGCAAAAATCATCAGCATAGACATTGGGCCCAGCGCATCCTATCAGATAGCATCCAACGTCTCATCCATATATGATGCGAAATTTGATTTGGGTATTAACGGAGGTGTACACGTTACCATCGCAGACAAGTTCCTGATCATTGCGCGATATTATCGTGGCTTCACGGCAGTAGATCGAATAAGCTACAATTCAGGACCCAATCCCGGTTCTGCTGAAACCATGTCGTTCTATAATCAAAACTTTCAGATTGGGTTCGGGTATAAGATTATACGGTAA
- a CDS encoding cation transporter: MNNEQTAVKTTYFSIIGNALLALIKGLAGFFGNSYALLADAIESTSDIFSSILVLIGIKYSSKPADEDHPYGHGRAETLITFLVVGFLIISATIIAYESIQNIGTPHDLPKPFTLYILAGIIVWKEISFRVVIRKSKETNSSSLKADAWHHRSDAITSVAAFIGISIALYFGQGYESADDWAALFASGIILFNSYKILRPALGEIMDENVYGDLIKEIRKVSVTVPGIIETEKCFVRKAGMKYHVDLHAIVNGSLTVKEGHSLAHRLQDALHEQIPSLGNILIHIEPSKVASQVD, encoded by the coding sequence ATGAATAACGAACAAACTGCCGTTAAAACAACTTACTTCAGCATCATTGGAAATGCGCTGCTTGCCTTAATAAAAGGACTCGCTGGATTCTTTGGAAATTCCTATGCCCTTCTTGCAGATGCCATTGAATCAACTTCCGATATCTTCTCCTCTATTCTCGTTCTGATCGGTATAAAATATTCCAGCAAACCCGCAGACGAGGATCATCCGTATGGACACGGCCGCGCCGAAACATTGATAACTTTTCTGGTGGTTGGATTTCTGATCATCTCTGCTACCATCATTGCTTATGAAAGCATTCAAAACATTGGAACGCCACACGACCTTCCCAAACCGTTCACTCTGTACATCCTCGCTGGTATTATTGTATGGAAAGAAATCTCTTTCCGGGTTGTTATCAGAAAAAGTAAAGAAACAAACAGCTCTTCCTTAAAGGCAGATGCCTGGCACCATCGAAGTGATGCTATCACGTCGGTAGCAGCTTTTATTGGAATATCAATTGCGCTATACTTTGGACAGGGATATGAATCTGCCGATGACTGGGCTGCACTGTTTGCTTCAGGAATTATTCTATTCAATAGCTATAAGATATTGCGTCCCGCACTGGGAGAGATCATGGACGAGAATGTTTATGGCGATCTGATCAAAGAGATCCGGAAGGTATCAGTAACAGTTCCTGGAATCATTGAAACTGAAAAGTGTTTTGTCCGCAAAGCAGGGATGAAATACCATGTTGATCTTCATGCCATCGTCAATGGCTCACTGACTGTGAAAGAGGGACACAGTCTGGCCCACAGATTGCAAGATGCTTTGCATGAACAAATTCCTTCGCTGGGTAATATTCTGATACATATTGAGCCGAGTAAAGTCGCCAGCCAGGTAGATTAA
- a CDS encoding HAMP domain-containing protein, with translation MKIKTKIALALVVLFVAILSVIALSIFYLKELSVDAENILKDNYESLEYTKRIIESSDSIAIDSSRSFAIIEKNLLLQEMNITEVSEQELTLQLRRTYEKIRNKGITEHEIAEMRRLCLSLQDINMRAIIYKNEITTETADHASTYLIILGSVISLVAFTFIINFPGYVAGPIVLLTNSIKSIANKDYEERLRLNRTDEFGELAEAFNLMAEKLDEYDHSNLAQILFEKKRIETIINRMSDPVIGLDENRKVVFVNDTALTLLNLDSIQTIGRYAPDIAVENDLFRNLVRLNGEESKTDSQLIKVVINGKENYFSKENITIILKSTGEKDALPIGRVIMLKNVTPYKELDLAKTNFIATISHELKTPIASLMMGIKLLQDNRIGELNKEQVDIVITLNNETSRLSKISNELLDLAQVETGNIKLNIQPVVPDDIIRYAVEAVKFHAERKKVVISMEASSGLPSIKTDLDKTTWVLVNLLTNAIRYSPENGEVKLTCHQLVDTVVFSVKDFGPGIEKRYVTRLFEKFFQVPGSPSGSGLGLAISKEFIEAQGGRIEVESEPGKGSIFSFSLPVDK, from the coding sequence ATGAAAATAAAAACCAAAATAGCACTGGCGCTGGTGGTCCTGTTTGTGGCCATATTGAGTGTTATCGCTCTTAGTATTTTCTATCTGAAAGAACTGTCAGTTGATGCCGAAAACATTTTAAAGGATAATTATGAATCCCTGGAGTACACCAAGCGTATTATTGAAAGTTCTGACAGTATCGCTATCGATTCCTCAAGGAGCTTTGCAATAATTGAGAAGAACCTTCTGCTTCAGGAAATGAATATCACAGAAGTGAGTGAGCAGGAACTGACACTTCAGCTAAGAAGGACGTATGAAAAAATCAGAAATAAAGGAATTACTGAACATGAGATTGCTGAAATGCGAAGGCTATGCCTTTCGCTTCAGGATATTAATATGCGTGCTATTATTTATAAGAACGAAATAACCACCGAAACGGCAGATCATGCATCAACATACCTGATCATTTTAGGATCTGTAATTTCTCTTGTTGCTTTTACTTTCATTATAAATTTCCCGGGGTATGTGGCTGGTCCTATTGTATTATTAACCAATAGCATTAAATCAATTGCCAACAAGGATTATGAAGAGCGACTGCGCCTGAACAGAACAGATGAGTTTGGGGAGTTGGCAGAAGCTTTTAACCTGATGGCTGAGAAGCTGGATGAGTATGATCATAGTAATCTGGCACAGATCTTATTTGAGAAGAAGAGAATTGAGACGATTATCAATCGGATGTCAGACCCTGTCATTGGTCTGGATGAAAACAGAAAGGTAGTATTCGTCAATGATACAGCACTCACGCTATTGAATCTTGACTCAATCCAAACAATTGGCAGATACGCTCCTGATATCGCGGTAGAAAACGACTTGTTCAGAAATCTGGTGAGACTGAATGGAGAAGAGAGCAAAACAGATTCTCAATTGATCAAAGTGGTAATCAATGGCAAGGAGAATTACTTCTCAAAAGAAAATATCACTATCATACTTAAGTCTACAGGCGAGAAGGATGCTCTTCCCATTGGGCGTGTGATTATGCTTAAGAATGTAACCCCCTATAAAGAACTGGATCTTGCAAAGACAAATTTCATTGCTACCATTTCTCACGAATTGAAGACTCCTATTGCTTCACTAATGATGGGTATAAAATTGCTTCAGGATAACCGTATCGGTGAATTAAACAAAGAGCAGGTAGATATAGTGATTACACTCAATAACGAGACGTCACGATTATCCAAAATTTCAAATGAATTGCTTGATCTGGCACAGGTGGAGACCGGCAATATCAAGTTGAATATTCAGCCAGTAGTTCCGGATGACATCATTCGGTATGCCGTTGAGGCCGTGAAATTTCATGCGGAACGAAAGAAAGTTGTTATTTCCATGGAAGCGTCATCAGGATTACCAAGTATTAAAACTGATCTCGATAAAACAACCTGGGTGCTTGTCAATCTTCTCACCAACGCCATTCGATATAGTCCTGAGAATGGAGAAGTAAAACTTACCTGTCATCAATTGGTTGATACTGTGGTTTTTTCGGTAAAGGATTTCGGGCCGGGCATTGAAAAGAGATACGTCACCCGACTATTTGAGAAGTTCTTTCAGGTGCCTGGGTCTCCATCAGGATCTGGTCTCGGTCTCGCTATTTCAAAAGAGTTTATTGAAGCGCAGGGCGGAAGGATAGAAGTAGAGAGTGAGCCCGGAAAGGGTAGTATTTTCAGTTTCTCATTGCCGGTCGATAAGTAA
- a CDS encoding sensor protein KdpD: MSDKEQSVQHFLDLIKKSRRGKFKVYIGMSAGVGKSYRMLQEANSLLKSGVNVKVGYIETHGRKETEELLVGIPVIERKRIFYKGKELEEMDVQAIINNRPEIVLVDELAHTNVMGSKNEKRWQDVMELLEAGINVISALNIQHIESLNKEVQQITGIEIKERVPDRVLQLADEVVNIDLTADELIGRLKDGKIYQADKIEVALRNFFQAEKILQLRELALKEVASQVERKVDAEVTLDHRLRHERFLACIGSNHETSKMIIRKTARLAGYYNSKWYVLYVQADKEGPDRIKLSLQRHLINNFKNATELGAEVIQVKHNNIPASIARVAEEKHITTVCIGKPHLNLLQVIMRTNVFNQLLKRLAKSDTDLIILS, encoded by the coding sequence ATGTCTGACAAAGAGCAATCGGTACAGCATTTCCTTGATCTGATAAAAAAGTCAAGACGGGGAAAATTTAAAGTCTACATCGGGATGAGTGCTGGTGTGGGTAAATCTTACCGTATGTTGCAGGAAGCCAATAGTCTCCTCAAAAGTGGTGTGAATGTCAAAGTAGGTTATATTGAAACTCACGGGCGAAAGGAAACAGAGGAGCTATTAGTTGGAATCCCAGTGATTGAACGAAAGAGAATTTTTTACAAAGGAAAGGAACTTGAAGAGATGGATGTTCAGGCCATCATTAACAATCGCCCGGAGATTGTGCTGGTGGATGAACTGGCGCATACAAATGTCATGGGCAGTAAGAATGAAAAGCGATGGCAGGATGTAATGGAGTTACTGGAGGCGGGAATTAACGTTATCAGCGCACTGAATATTCAGCATATTGAAAGTCTTAACAAGGAAGTTCAGCAAATCACAGGCATTGAGATTAAAGAACGTGTTCCTGACCGGGTTTTGCAGCTTGCCGATGAGGTAGTCAATATTGATCTGACGGCAGATGAACTTATTGGCCGATTGAAAGACGGTAAGATCTACCAGGCAGACAAGATTGAGGTTGCCTTGCGTAATTTCTTTCAGGCTGAGAAGATTCTGCAATTACGTGAACTGGCATTAAAAGAGGTGGCATCGCAAGTCGAGCGAAAGGTTGATGCAGAAGTGACACTTGATCATCGGCTACGACATGAACGATTTCTGGCTTGTATTGGTAGTAATCACGAAACCTCTAAAATGATCATAAGAAAGACTGCCAGGCTCGCAGGGTATTATAATTCGAAATGGTATGTGCTTTATGTTCAGGCGGACAAAGAGGGGCCTGATCGTATTAAGCTCTCGCTACAGCGGCATCTTATTAACAATTTCAAAAATGCAACTGAGTTAGGAGCGGAAGTGATTCAGGTGAAGCACAATAATATACCTGCGTCTATTGCAAGAGTGGCGGAAGAAAAACACATTACAACAGTTTGTATTGGAAAGCCCCATTTGAACCTGCTTCAAGTAATAATGAGAACGAATGTTTTTAACCAGCTTTTAAAGCGGCTTGCTAAATCTGACACTGACCTGATTATTCTCTCCTGA
- a CDS encoding porin: protein MKKIILVALLISVAFGAQSQDSTVVHAPFEGMDFTWLNGNNRQSVNLLTYKYFTGTMIMDTYWNYSFNNPMDNTINSSSIIGRHNEVTLNMASIGGEVMYNNVIARIHLQAGSMLSVIQETDPTVTHGRNLRTTDLKFIREAVVGYQWNKWNTIRFETGIFMSFIGLESYIAQENWSYQRSMVCDFTPFYFTGARFQIHPDKRWKIEPWIMNGWYSYGKFNKAASVGLATYFRPNENTAFVANFYYGTDTKNIDGRVRFHHDNSVMIRYKNRPASHGISRMAFSLNSHYGFENGGSLNGIVYPSLNETYFVGTSLANRIWFKENKFAITIRGGYLTNPGRYLPVNPAPLYNDPVSGAAGYTDIKPGDLAPKFEAWELTGTFDYMPNEFITLRMEMLNRHSSVPYFAGPGGTTSVDGWQGTTDPNLGTPQAWKPDLRTLENRMIIAIVARF from the coding sequence ATGAAAAAAATAATTCTTGTCGCTCTTTTAATTTCTGTAGCCTTTGGTGCTCAATCACAGGATTCAACAGTTGTTCATGCGCCCTTTGAAGGAATGGACTTCACCTGGCTGAACGGTAATAACCGTCAGAGCGTAAATCTTCTTACTTATAAATATTTTACGGGTACGATGATTATGGATACGTATTGGAATTATTCATTCAATAATCCAATGGATAATACGATCAATAGTTCTTCCATCATCGGACGGCACAATGAGGTAACCTTGAACATGGCCAGCATCGGTGGGGAGGTTATGTACAATAATGTGATTGCCCGTATCCATCTTCAGGCCGGATCAATGCTAAGTGTGATCCAGGAAACTGATCCAACGGTTACGCACGGAAGAAACCTGAGAACGACTGACTTGAAATTTATCAGGGAAGCGGTAGTGGGATACCAATGGAATAAGTGGAACACCATTCGGTTTGAAACGGGAATTTTTATGTCATTTATTGGCCTTGAAAGTTATATCGCGCAGGAGAACTGGAGCTATCAGCGTTCAATGGTTTGTGACTTTACACCCTTTTATTTCACAGGAGCCCGCTTTCAGATTCATCCTGACAAGCGATGGAAGATTGAGCCCTGGATCATGAATGGCTGGTATTCGTATGGTAAATTTAATAAGGCTGCCTCTGTGGGTTTGGCAACATACTTCAGGCCTAATGAAAACACAGCGTTTGTTGCGAATTTCTATTACGGTACGGACACTAAGAATATTGATGGGAGGGTTAGATTTCATCATGATAATTCTGTGATGATACGTTATAAAAACAGACCGGCGTCCCATGGTATAAGTCGAATGGCTTTCAGTCTGAACTCTCACTATGGATTTGAAAATGGAGGATCATTAAATGGCATTGTTTATCCGTCATTGAATGAAACCTACTTTGTAGGAACGTCTCTTGCCAACAGGATATGGTTTAAAGAGAATAAATTTGCCATCACGATCAGGGGTGGATACCTGACCAACCCCGGAAGGTACCTTCCTGTAAATCCTGCTCCTCTGTATAATGATCCTGTTTCAGGAGCTGCGGGATACACGGATATTAAACCTGGTGATCTGGCGCCGAAGTTCGAAGCATGGGAACTAACGGGTACTTTTGATTACATGCCTAATGAATTTATAACCCTTAGAATGGAAATGTTAAACAGGCATTCTTCCGTACCTTATTTTGCTGGTCCGGGAGGTACTACTTCGGTTGATGGATGGCAAGGCACAACAGACCCAAACCTTGGTACCCCACAAGCCTGGAAACCAGATCTTCGTACGCTTGAAAACAGAATGATCATCGCCATAGTTGCACGATTCTAA
- the kdpC gene encoding potassium-transporting ATPase subunit KdpC codes for MKTYLFPAIRLTFLTMILFGIFYPFFIVGVSKLIAPENGNGEIIVVNSKTVGFDLIGQLFTDDKYFNSRPSAVNYNAASSGGSNKGPSNREYLNLVQERLDDFLEKNPGLTKDEVPMDLITASASGLDPHISRNAALVQVSRIANARGLSKEVVHSLVDQYTQPPLFGLFGPSTVHVLRINIALDNIK; via the coding sequence ATGAAAACTTACTTGTTTCCTGCTATCAGACTTACGTTTCTGACCATGATCCTGTTCGGCATTTTCTATCCTTTCTTCATCGTTGGCGTCAGTAAGTTGATAGCGCCTGAAAACGGAAACGGTGAAATCATTGTAGTGAATAGTAAGACGGTGGGATTCGATCTGATCGGTCAGTTATTCACAGATGATAAATATTTTAATTCAAGACCATCAGCCGTTAATTATAATGCCGCCTCCTCGGGAGGATCCAATAAGGGTCCATCCAATCGCGAATATTTAAACCTTGTTCAGGAACGCCTTGATGATTTTCTAGAAAAGAATCCAGGTCTTACAAAGGATGAAGTTCCGATGGATCTGATCACAGCTTCGGCAAGTGGTCTGGACCCACACATTTCAAGGAACGCCGCCCTTGTGCAGGTTTCGCGAATTGCGAATGCAAGAGGACTCTCAAAGGAGGTTGTCCACAGTCTTGTGGATCAATACACTCAACCACCATTATTTGGCTTGTTCGGACCATCCACTGTTCATGTCCTTAGAATTAACATCGCACTTGACAATATTAAATAG